From the Candidatus Cloacimonadota bacterium genome, one window contains:
- a CDS encoding M23 family metallopeptidase translates to MSLGKHILLTLILLLLVIFSLSSLLRLPVSGSNGDLVDPAAVVDPWITQTIPEGGSIFSVLGNLDLPGTEIGMVSYRFGDFIDVTTIQPGDTLRVILNEEGNRITKMMFVQEPTIRHHFEASGDSLLYTMESLPVQKRLRMIEGVLDTTLDASLLSMGLSPIDKQNINNGLEGDIDFQRDARKGDTFQVFVEERLFEGKPLPRAKILYVKYDGKRSGAHELFRYEQEDEKSVLNGLYNKDGKSNNASGVGYPLGSIHIGSTYGKRLDPFTGRWANHQGVDYRARSGTPVYAVANGTVTSARYNGGYGNEVRIKHSSGMITLYAHLSSYSVRSGQTVRRGQIIGRVGSTGKSTGAHLHFGLINGGRYINPSQLRMVGAERLNKAQMAEFEIQKESIREMIRQYLHPSLPA, encoded by the coding sequence ATGAGTCTTGGAAAGCATATTCTCTTGACCCTTATCCTGTTGTTATTGGTTATATTCAGTCTCTCGTCCCTGCTCAGGTTACCCGTATCCGGCAGTAATGGCGATTTAGTTGATCCGGCAGCAGTTGTGGATCCTTGGATCACACAGACCATTCCTGAAGGCGGCTCGATATTTTCTGTATTGGGAAATCTGGATCTCCCCGGTACTGAGATCGGTATGGTGTCCTACCGATTTGGTGATTTCATAGATGTTACTACTATCCAGCCCGGAGACACTCTCCGCGTGATCCTCAATGAAGAGGGCAACAGGATTACCAAAATGATGTTTGTGCAAGAACCCACTATTCGGCATCACTTTGAAGCGAGCGGAGACTCCTTGCTTTACACCATGGAATCTTTACCCGTGCAAAAGCGCTTACGCATGATCGAAGGTGTGTTGGATACTACACTGGATGCGTCATTGCTGTCAATGGGCCTGTCCCCGATAGATAAACAGAACATCAATAACGGCTTGGAAGGTGATATCGATTTTCAGCGCGATGCCCGCAAGGGAGATACTTTCCAGGTGTTTGTGGAAGAGCGGTTGTTTGAAGGCAAACCTCTGCCCCGGGCAAAAATCCTCTATGTGAAATACGACGGGAAACGTAGCGGAGCGCATGAACTCTTCCGTTATGAACAGGAGGATGAGAAATCCGTTCTCAACGGTCTGTACAACAAGGATGGTAAAAGCAACAATGCCAGTGGGGTAGGCTATCCGCTTGGCAGCATTCATATAGGTTCTACATATGGAAAGCGCCTGGATCCCTTTACCGGCAGATGGGCAAACCACCAGGGTGTAGATTATCGTGCCCGCAGCGGTACCCCAGTATATGCTGTGGCAAATGGCACGGTTACCTCTGCCCGTTATAACGGTGGTTATGGCAATGAAGTGCGCATAAAGCACTCCAGTGGCATGATCACGCTATATGCTCACCTTTCCTCCTACAGCGTACGAAGTGGACAGACAGTAAGACGCGGCCAGATTATCGGCAGAGTGGGCTCCACCGGCAAATCAACCGGTGCGCACCTGCATTTCGGCTTGATAAACGGTGGACGGTATATCAATCCCAGTCAACTGCGGATGGTGGGAGCAGAGCGTTTGAATAAAGCTCAGATGGCCGAGTTTGAAATTCAGAAAGAAAGTATCAGAGAGATGATACGGCAGTATCTGCATCCCAGTCTGCCCGCATAA
- a CDS encoding cation diffusion facilitator family transporter, which yields MTHDRDLLTSLTVNLGMCSNIVLAILKTGIGILGHSPAVLADGINSTSDFVYYIAVKIFMKQARKPADKEHPFGHRQLESISAIVVGAFILTTGITIFWESINKVYDLISGVEAGRSASIWALTIAIATFIVKLGLYFYTRGTAKKTNNPTLKALANDHLNDIMASVAVIVGVVLGRMGYYWMDPAAGAVVAIYIIKTGVEIIMDSSTELMDHIPDDGFGRELRDVTLLVEGVKGIDDMGLHRFGPYYTISMTISVSGDISIDEGHRISNEVEKALLKHFNNGLRQVHIHYHPYEVNNPNPQGVSSI from the coding sequence ATGACACATGATCGAGACTTATTAACATCACTTACAGTGAATTTGGGAATGTGCAGCAACATAGTACTGGCTATTCTCAAGACTGGAATCGGTATATTGGGGCACAGTCCCGCAGTTTTGGCAGACGGCATCAATTCCACTTCTGACTTTGTCTATTACATTGCGGTGAAGATCTTTATGAAACAGGCCCGGAAACCGGCAGATAAAGAGCACCCCTTTGGACACCGTCAGTTGGAATCCATCTCAGCCATAGTGGTGGGAGCCTTCATTCTCACTACAGGGATCACCATTTTTTGGGAGAGCATCAATAAGGTCTATGACCTCATCAGTGGTGTGGAAGCTGGTAGATCAGCCTCAATATGGGCTTTGACGATAGCGATCGCTACTTTTATAGTCAAGCTGGGCCTCTATTTCTACACCCGGGGAACTGCCAAAAAGACCAACAATCCTACTCTGAAGGCATTGGCCAATGATCATTTGAACGATATCATGGCTTCCGTTGCGGTTATTGTCGGCGTAGTGTTGGGCAGAATGGGTTACTACTGGATGGATCCTGCAGCTGGAGCGGTTGTAGCAATCTACATCATCAAGACCGGAGTGGAGATAATTATGGATTCATCCACAGAGTTGATGGATCACATTCCGGATGATGGATTTGGTAGGGAGTTGCGTGATGTGACCCTATTGGTTGAGGGAGTAAAAGGTATTGACGACATGGGCTTACACCGTTTTGGACCGTATTATACCATTAGCATGACCATCAGCGTTTCCGGTGATATCTCCATCGATGAAGGGCACAGAATCTCCAATGAAGTGGAAAAAGCACTTTTGAAACACTTTAACAACGGTCTGCGCCAAGTACACATCCATTATCATCCCTATGAGGTGAACAATCCCAATCCCCAAGGAGTATCCAGCATATGA
- a CDS encoding PAS domain-containing sensor histidine kinase has protein sequence MNKTGRKFQQATSIQEANPEYLPNLMHNLPGMAYRCINDSKWSMLFISEGCADITGYPARDLLCNATVSYASLIHPDDLEKVSDAVAEAVKKHTQFQVEYRIYNSNHEIRWVWEKGNAVYDKHHNPVYLEGFILDITVRRKAEEDLKQAAEDLAELNATKDRFFSLLAHDLQNPVYAIISLSEFVAENFSIFGQAEVKEALLQVHNAARGIYTLLENLLDWARLQTGKIVCQKEYVSMIKTVNYALDHYRKAATQKGIELEFVYDEDVMLETDLKLLSSILRNLISNSIKYSYPKSTVCVRMQKQPNGLELCVADHGIGISRRHLPKLFKLDNDLRQYGTANESGSGLGLILVDNFARLLGASVSVESKLNKGSKFYLRFSERI, from the coding sequence ATGAACAAAACCGGCAGGAAGTTTCAGCAAGCAACTTCGATACAAGAGGCTAATCCAGAGTATCTGCCAAACCTGATGCATAATCTACCAGGTATGGCATATCGTTGTATAAACGATTCCAAATGGTCGATGCTCTTTATCTCGGAAGGTTGTGCGGATATAACCGGGTATCCCGCCAGGGATCTTTTGTGTAATGCTACTGTGAGTTATGCGAGTTTGATTCATCCGGATGATTTGGAAAAAGTGAGTGATGCAGTGGCGGAAGCAGTGAAAAAACATACGCAGTTTCAGGTGGAATACCGCATTTACAATAGCAACCATGAAATTCGCTGGGTATGGGAAAAGGGTAATGCAGTTTACGACAAGCACCACAATCCAGTATATCTGGAAGGCTTCATTTTGGATATCACGGTCCGCCGTAAAGCAGAGGAAGACCTGAAACAGGCTGCTGAGGATCTTGCTGAACTGAACGCTACGAAAGATCGCTTTTTTTCGCTATTGGCGCATGACTTGCAGAATCCAGTTTACGCCATCATCTCGCTCTCGGAATTTGTAGCTGAAAACTTCAGTATCTTTGGCCAGGCTGAGGTTAAGGAAGCTCTTTTGCAGGTACACAATGCCGCCCGGGGAATTTACACTTTATTGGAAAACCTTTTAGATTGGGCCAGATTGCAAACCGGCAAGATAGTGTGTCAAAAAGAGTATGTGTCCATGATTAAAACCGTGAACTACGCTTTGGATCACTATCGAAAAGCCGCCACCCAAAAAGGGATAGAACTGGAATTTGTATATGATGAAGATGTGATGTTAGAGACGGATTTGAAGTTACTCTCATCGATCTTGCGCAATCTGATCTCCAACAGCATCAAGTATTCGTACCCGAAAAGCACAGTATGCGTGCGTATGCAAAAGCAGCCAAATGGCCTGGAGCTATGTGTGGCAGATCACGGGATTGGTATTTCACGGCGTCATTTACCCAAGCTCTTCAAATTGGATAACGATCTAAGGCAGTATGGCACAGCTAATGAATCAGGCAGTGGTTTAGGATTGATATTGGTGGACAATTTTGCCCGTCTGTTGGGGGCAAGTGTTAGCGTGGAAAGCAAGCTAAACAAAGGCAGCAAGTTTTATCTCCGGTTCTCGGAGAGAATTTGA
- a CDS encoding GTPase domain-containing protein — translation MKKLISTGVIKNIALVGISKNAGKTSLLNSLLKEFPLPDRAVMSTGIDGESEDRVFKTPKPQVHLFKGDIFCCDANTVTQHGSSVSLLHSSQYAGRKLYLARAEESLATQITGPSALSHQRVMIDTMHQLGAHKVFIDGSLDRKSIALDDSIDALILAIGASFGSTEQIVTEIRRLCILRDIPTAELSVSCYNRLKESDALMILRKAQWQSTGIKSLIGNEKKVLELLEQEPRALYVPTSFTDSLYEKLGRTLSKPGFEMILRHPECLKLNIANLRGLMKHTQTKCLISFKLAAFALNSTAIGSDPISADLFREDIRTAFPREQFYDIMEI, via the coding sequence ATGAAGAAACTGATTTCCACCGGGGTTATAAAGAACATAGCCTTGGTGGGAATCAGCAAAAATGCCGGTAAAACCTCGCTATTGAACTCCCTTCTAAAAGAATTTCCCCTGCCAGACAGAGCTGTAATGAGTACCGGAATAGATGGTGAAAGTGAGGACAGAGTATTCAAGACTCCCAAACCGCAAGTCCATCTCTTCAAAGGGGATATCTTTTGTTGTGATGCAAACACTGTTACTCAACACGGAAGCTCAGTTAGCTTGCTTCATTCCTCTCAATACGCCGGGCGCAAGCTATATTTGGCCAGGGCTGAAGAGAGCCTGGCTACTCAGATCACAGGCCCATCGGCTCTCAGTCATCAACGTGTTATGATCGATACGATGCACCAGCTTGGGGCACACAAGGTCTTTATAGATGGTTCCCTGGATCGCAAATCCATCGCTCTGGACGACAGCATAGATGCCTTGATTCTGGCTATCGGAGCCAGCTTTGGATCTACAGAGCAGATTGTGACTGAGATACGCCGTCTATGTATCTTGCGGGATATCCCCACCGCGGAGCTTAGTGTATCCTGTTATAACAGATTGAAGGAGAGCGATGCCCTCATGATTCTGCGTAAAGCGCAATGGCAGAGTACAGGCATCAAAAGTCTGATAGGCAACGAGAAGAAGGTGCTGGAGCTTTTGGAGCAGGAGCCCCGGGCTTTATATGTGCCCACATCGTTTACAGATTCCCTTTATGAGAAGCTAGGCAGAACCTTGTCCAAGCCTGGTTTTGAGATGATTTTGCGCCATCCTGAATGCCTGAAACTCAATATTGCCAATCTGAGGGGATTGATGAAGCACACACAGACCAAGTGTCTGATATCTTTCAAGTTGGCAGCATTTGCACTGAATTCCACAGCTATCGGCAGTGATCCCATCTCAGCGGATCTCTTTCGGGAGGATATCCGCACGGCCTTCCCCCGGGAGCAGTTTTATGACATCATGGAGATATAG
- a CDS encoding PTS sugar transporter subunit IIA: MNALFKPELVRIVDAFQSKSDCLNYMACLLSASGCLSFPDRYLAAVKGREEIMSTGIGKGVAIPHARDLTVECLRIAVCMISQALDFNSVDSEPVNLVFMIAVPQNSNQEYMKILRNLSEYLRTEENRATLLGANSDWELYNYVHKIEDSIIASLAD; this comes from the coding sequence ATGAACGCTTTATTCAAACCAGAATTAGTGCGCATCGTTGATGCGTTTCAAAGTAAGAGTGACTGTCTGAATTATATGGCATGCTTATTGTCAGCCAGCGGTTGTCTCAGCTTTCCGGATCGCTATTTAGCGGCAGTTAAGGGCCGCGAAGAAATCATGAGCACAGGTATCGGCAAGGGAGTAGCCATCCCACATGCCAGGGATCTCACAGTAGAATGCCTTCGCATCGCTGTATGTATGATTTCCCAGGCGCTGGATTTCAATTCTGTGGATAGCGAACCTGTCAATTTGGTGTTTATGATAGCGGTTCCGCAGAACTCTAATCAGGAGTATATGAAAATCTTGCGCAATTTGTCTGAGTATTTGCGCACAGAAGAGAATCGAGCCACACTACTGGGAGCAAACTCAGATTGGGAGTTGTACAATTATGTTCACAAGATTGAAGATAGCATTATCGCTTCTCTTGCTGATTAG
- the ablA gene encoding lysine 2,3-aminomutase, whose protein sequence is MSIIDIRSIATAEQWNDWHWQLQNRITDVSELRKYITLLPEEEALFAKQEFSFRMAITPYYLSLIDHSNPNDPVRMQAIPRVYESEMSSSDMADPLHEDADAPVPGMTHRYPDRVLLLLTDQCAMYCRHCTRRRKAGEHDAPMPAENVDKAIEYIREHREIRDVILSGGDPLTLGDERLDSILEKLSKIEHLDIVRLGTRTPVVLPQRITDSLLAVLKKYPFVWLNTHFNHPQEISDIAAKGLARLAEAGLPLGNQSVLLKGINDHVDVMKALVHKLVRNRVRPYYIYQCDLSEGISHFRTPISRGIEIMESLRGHTSGLCVPTFVVDAPGGGGKIPVMPNYIISQMPGRVILRNYEGFITSYTEPGFEVLDTDKYRDLCPRERESSEGVMSLLKGKHVSIGPAETKRNQRRKH, encoded by the coding sequence ATGAGCATAATAGACATCCGTTCAATCGCAACTGCCGAGCAGTGGAACGATTGGCATTGGCAGCTACAGAATCGCATCACTGATGTTTCTGAGCTGCGCAAATACATCACCTTGCTTCCGGAGGAAGAAGCGCTGTTTGCCAAGCAGGAGTTTTCCTTTCGCATGGCGATTACCCCCTATTACCTGTCTCTGATAGATCACAGCAATCCCAATGATCCCGTGCGCATGCAGGCTATTCCCCGGGTTTACGAAAGCGAGATGAGCAGCTCAGACATGGCGGATCCCCTGCACGAGGATGCGGATGCCCCCGTTCCGGGGATGACACACCGTTATCCGGATCGCGTACTGCTGTTGCTCACTGATCAGTGTGCGATGTATTGCCGCCACTGTACCCGTCGCAGAAAGGCTGGAGAGCACGATGCTCCCATGCCCGCAGAGAATGTGGATAAAGCCATCGAATACATCCGTGAACACAGGGAAATCCGCGATGTAATCCTTTCCGGAGGCGATCCCCTCACCCTGGGCGATGAGCGTCTGGACTCCATTTTGGAGAAACTAAGTAAGATAGAGCATCTGGATATCGTGAGATTGGGCACCAGAACTCCGGTTGTCCTGCCTCAACGGATCACGGATTCACTTCTTGCAGTGCTAAAGAAGTATCCCTTTGTGTGGCTGAACACCCATTTCAACCATCCTCAAGAGATTAGTGACATTGCAGCGAAAGGGCTTGCCCGCCTGGCTGAAGCTGGCTTGCCTTTGGGCAATCAATCCGTATTGCTGAAAGGCATCAACGACCATGTTGATGTGATGAAAGCCTTGGTTCACAAGCTTGTACGCAACCGCGTAAGACCTTATTACATATATCAATGTGACCTTTCTGAAGGCATCAGCCATTTCCGTACTCCGATTTCCCGAGGGATCGAGATCATGGAATCACTGCGTGGTCACACCAGCGGATTGTGCGTGCCTACCTTTGTGGTGGACGCTCCCGGTGGTGGCGGAAAGATACCTGTAATGCCAAATTACATCATATCCCAGATGCCTGGCAGGGTGATCCTGAGAAACTATGAAGGCTTTATTACCAGTTACACAGAACCCGGTTTTGAAGTACTGGATACCGATAAATACCGGGATCTATGCCCGCGTGAACGCGAAAGCAGCGAAGGTGTGATGAGCTTGCTGAAAGGTAAGCATGTGTCGATAGGTCCTGCCGAGACGAAGCGGAATCAACGCCGTAAACACTAA
- a CDS encoding M1 family aminopeptidase, with the protein MKQIYIIIILLAICGMLIANPHFPTERYRHTKPFFPQERFYTAKADSETGFDVQKYTINLSISQSPNFISGSVHAEVLAESALSAISYNLVGLSVNSVELNGVVVPYTHEQGIVHIPLSVQDGENFTTKVYYSGTPQLSGAPYNVGMIFRPNSVFTVSDPDAARYWWPCYDHPWDKAVVDLIITMRSDWKVAANGLRESIVDNGNGTSTTTWRGENPMTTYLACITCGDFDEVQQSAMHGELPILNFVNPAQYNNALSDFANLPDMIDYFSILFGDYPFEKYGNATVSISTFSAMEHQTMTTLGNFIVDGQGTYELIIAHELAHQWFGNAVSFLDFNDVWLSEGFATYSEQLWTDKRYGWQASCDYVLTNFHNYYVNWENSNGPATIYNPDFGNYFAPPSYEKAACVLHMLRLKLGDADFFELLQTYYESFKHGNAVTAEFKAMAETISGQDLDQFFEQWIFGSGIPQVEYGVFLKPATQELKIVATSSSPTSTQFNLDIPFLVSGPSSSDSLLVLATPQGHVNLFQGIEEPLEISANHNNWTLMRSIVNQLPDLHTCLATSGAVHLVWDDFPGAVSYDVYRRLEDTTNWIKVNTDPILNLSYVDDDVENQQHYEYALKAIDAEGFSSMMSPVLPANPVEFSFVNDILIIDETRDGNGNPNSPTDAMVDDFYAAMLDPFEFDTWDFAQQNLPDLQTMGSYKVVLWHDDEMPMHQIGVAEDLLSSYMLGGGKLILSGWKTPSALSEVFWQRFVPSIELYYDNPACLISAESNEYPHLYVDPAKLVGIWNGMLPMIYSFEGDFTEMYSGNFAPGSVGIDKSIAFETGNLVFFGFPLYFMQEEGVRTLLQQLAMEFVGSATEDQIASLVTMNLTTYPNPFNPSAEIAFDLSRAMDIELCLYNLRGQKVETLAQGMYPKGRNQISFDGTGLSSGVYLLRIKAEGKSISRRITLMK; encoded by the coding sequence GTGAAACAGATATACATTATTATCATCCTGTTGGCAATATGCGGAATGCTGATTGCCAATCCCCATTTCCCTACCGAAAGATATCGGCACACAAAACCCTTTTTCCCGCAGGAGCGCTTTTATACTGCCAAAGCTGACAGCGAAACAGGCTTTGATGTACAAAAATACACCATTAACCTGAGCATATCCCAGAGTCCGAATTTCATCTCCGGCAGTGTGCATGCGGAAGTTTTAGCGGAATCTGCATTGAGTGCCATAAGCTACAATCTTGTCGGTTTATCAGTAAACTCTGTGGAACTGAACGGTGTGGTGGTGCCCTATACTCACGAACAGGGAATAGTCCATATCCCGCTTTCCGTTCAAGACGGTGAGAACTTTACTACCAAAGTTTACTATTCCGGCACTCCTCAACTCTCTGGAGCTCCATACAATGTGGGTATGATCTTCCGCCCCAATTCGGTATTTACGGTGTCCGATCCCGATGCTGCGCGTTATTGGTGGCCTTGTTACGATCATCCCTGGGATAAAGCAGTGGTTGACCTTATCATTACCATGCGCTCGGACTGGAAGGTGGCGGCAAACGGGCTGCGGGAAAGTATTGTAGATAATGGCAACGGCACCTCTACCACTACCTGGCGGGGAGAAAATCCCATGACCACATATTTGGCCTGTATCACTTGCGGAGATTTTGATGAAGTCCAGCAAAGCGCCATGCACGGCGAACTACCCATCCTGAACTTCGTGAATCCTGCCCAATACAACAATGCCTTATCTGACTTCGCCAATCTGCCGGATATGATAGACTACTTTTCTATCCTTTTTGGAGATTATCCCTTTGAGAAGTATGGCAATGCAACAGTGAGTATAAGCACTTTCTCTGCAATGGAACATCAGACCATGACCACTTTGGGTAACTTTATCGTCGATGGGCAGGGGACTTATGAATTAATCATCGCCCATGAATTGGCGCATCAGTGGTTCGGTAATGCCGTAAGCTTCCTGGATTTTAACGATGTCTGGCTTTCTGAAGGTTTTGCCACCTATTCCGAACAACTGTGGACAGATAAGCGCTATGGCTGGCAAGCCTCATGCGATTATGTTTTGACCAACTTTCACAATTACTATGTGAATTGGGAGAATAGCAACGGCCCCGCTACCATTTATAATCCCGATTTCGGCAACTACTTTGCCCCCCCATCCTACGAAAAAGCGGCTTGTGTGTTACACATGCTGCGCCTGAAACTGGGAGATGCGGACTTTTTTGAGCTATTGCAAACATACTATGAAAGTTTCAAACATGGCAATGCAGTTACCGCAGAATTCAAGGCCATGGCTGAGACCATCAGCGGACAAGATCTTGATCAGTTCTTTGAGCAATGGATATTTGGCAGCGGTATTCCACAAGTGGAATACGGTGTATTTCTGAAACCCGCCACGCAAGAACTTAAGATCGTTGCTACCAGCAGTTCCCCCACCTCTACACAGTTCAATCTGGATATTCCTTTCCTTGTTTCAGGCCCCTCCAGCTCAGACTCGCTTTTAGTTCTAGCTACACCACAAGGCCATGTTAATCTATTCCAAGGCATCGAAGAACCGCTGGAGATAAGTGCCAACCACAATAACTGGACTCTGATGCGCAGCATTGTAAACCAACTTCCCGATCTGCATACATGTCTGGCAACATCCGGTGCCGTTCATCTGGTTTGGGATGATTTTCCCGGAGCAGTATCCTATGATGTATATCGTCGCCTAGAGGATACTACAAACTGGATCAAGGTAAACACAGACCCGATTCTGAACTTGAGCTATGTTGATGATGATGTGGAGAACCAACAGCATTATGAATATGCCTTGAAAGCCATCGATGCAGAGGGTTTCTCCAGCATGATGTCTCCGGTTCTCCCTGCAAATCCAGTGGAATTCAGTTTTGTGAACGATATCCTGATAATAGATGAAACCAGAGACGGCAATGGAAATCCCAATAGTCCCACCGATGCTATGGTGGATGACTTTTATGCCGCCATGTTGGACCCCTTCGAGTTCGATACTTGGGATTTTGCGCAACAAAACCTGCCCGATCTGCAGACAATGGGCTCTTACAAGGTAGTATTGTGGCACGATGACGAGATGCCAATGCACCAGATTGGGGTCGCGGAAGATCTTCTGAGCAGTTATATGCTGGGCGGAGGAAAACTGATCCTTAGCGGATGGAAAACTCCTTCAGCGCTCAGCGAAGTCTTCTGGCAGCGTTTTGTGCCTTCCATTGAGCTGTATTACGATAATCCTGCCTGTTTGATCAGCGCTGAAAGCAATGAATATCCCCATCTGTATGTTGATCCCGCCAAATTGGTGGGAATATGGAATGGGATGCTACCCATGATCTATTCATTTGAAGGCGACTTTACGGAAATGTACAGCGGTAATTTCGCTCCAGGTAGCGTGGGAATAGATAAGAGCATTGCTTTTGAAACAGGTAATCTCGTCTTCTTTGGTTTTCCCCTGTATTTCATGCAAGAAGAAGGAGTTCGCACACTTCTGCAGCAATTGGCAATGGAATTCGTTGGCAGCGCTACCGAAGATCAGATTGCCAGTCTGGTAACTATGAATCTGACGACATACCCCAATCCCTTCAATCCTAGTGCCGAGATAGCTTTTGATCTGTCGCGGGCGATGGATATAGAGCTATGCCTCTACAATTTGCGGGGGCAAAAAGTGGAAACACTGGCGCAAGGAATGTATCCCAAAGGCCGGAATCAGATCAGTTTCGACGGAACAGGCCTATCTAGCGGAGTGTATCTGCTACGTATAAAAGCTGAAGGAAAAAGCATAAGCCGGCGTATAACGCTAATGAAGTGA
- a CDS encoding L-erythro-3,5-diaminohexanoate dehydrogenase: MKTGGCRYGTHRVIEPKGVLPQPARVLNNDMNEIWDNELKIDVIRLNVDSASFHQIKNKLQAQGHTDLEKAFADHAIDLTNRTGKHKNEDTGSGGMLIGRVAEIGPKFEMKDNIKVGDKIASLVSLSLTPLKINKVKKVLLDKDQVEIEGQAVLFSSGIYAKLPDDMDENLALSVLDVAGAPAQVERLVKAGDNVVIIGANGKSGILCNAVARERVGVSGKVIGVVRNQNYIPTCKETGCHEVIIANATDAITIQKEVSRFTDGKMADVVINVVNIEDTELPTIMAARDRGLVYFFSMATSFTKAALGAEGIGADVDMILGNGYARNHAMVALDLLRRNPVLLKLFKERYTD, encoded by the coding sequence ATGAAAACTGGCGGATGCCGCTATGGAACCCATCGTGTAATCGAACCCAAGGGTGTGTTGCCTCAGCCTGCCCGCGTTCTCAATAACGACATGAATGAGATTTGGGACAACGAATTGAAAATTGACGTTATCAGACTGAATGTGGACAGTGCTTCGTTTCACCAGATCAAGAACAAGCTCCAGGCTCAAGGACACACCGATCTGGAAAAAGCTTTTGCGGATCATGCAATTGACCTTACAAACCGCACAGGAAAGCATAAGAACGAAGATACAGGCAGCGGTGGCATGCTGATCGGCAGAGTGGCGGAAATTGGTCCCAAATTCGAGATGAAAGATAATATCAAAGTAGGGGACAAGATCGCCAGTCTGGTGTCTCTCTCACTTACTCCGCTCAAGATCAATAAAGTAAAAAAAGTACTCCTGGATAAAGACCAGGTGGAGATCGAAGGTCAAGCCGTCCTTTTCAGTAGCGGTATCTATGCAAAGCTTCCGGATGATATGGACGAAAACCTCGCCCTCTCCGTATTGGACGTTGCCGGAGCACCTGCTCAGGTAGAGCGCCTCGTGAAGGCAGGCGACAATGTGGTGATCATCGGCGCAAACGGCAAGAGCGGAATACTCTGCAATGCCGTGGCGAGAGAACGCGTCGGAGTCTCCGGGAAGGTAATCGGAGTGGTACGCAATCAGAACTACATCCCCACATGCAAGGAAACCGGTTGCCATGAAGTAATCATCGCCAATGCCACAGACGCAATCACCATTCAGAAAGAAGTATCCCGCTTCACCGACGGCAAGATGGCAGATGTGGTGATAAACGTTGTAAACATAGAAGATACAGAGCTTCCCACCATTATGGCCGCCAGGGATAGAGGCCTGGTGTATTTCTTCTCCATGGCTACTTCTTTCACCAAAGCCGCATTGGGAGCCGAGGGTATTGGTGCGGATGTGGATATGATACTGGGTAATGGCTACGCTCGCAATCACGCTATGGTCGCGTTGGATTTGCTACGCAGAAACCCGGTACTTTTGAAGCTGTTCAAAGAACGCTATACAGATTGA